The window CTGTCCCAGAGCTTGGTGGCGACCTCGACGAACTCGGCGGCGCGCCGGTAGCGGTCGTGGTGCAGCGGGGTGTCGTCGAGGCCGAAGTTGCGGGCGGCTTCGGCGCCGGCCGTGGTGACGATGTTCCATCCGGCGCGGCCGTTCGAGACGTGGTCGAGGGAGGCGAACCGCCGGGCCAGGTTGAAGGGTTCGTTGTAGCTGGTGGAGGCGGTGGCGATGAGTCCGATCCGGCTGGTCACCGCCGCGAGCGCGCTCAGCAGGACGGTCGGCTCCAGCTTGCTGGAGGGCCGTCGGCCGGGGTCGCCCTGCAGGACGGGGCCGTCGGCGAGGAACACCGAGTCGAGCAGGCCGCGTTCGGCGATGCGGGCGAGGTTCTGGTAGTGCGCGATGCCGGTGCCGCCGTCGGAGGGGCTCTCGGGGAGCCGCCAGGATGCCTCGTGGTGGCCCACCGACATCAGGAAGGCGTTGAGGTGGAGTGGTTTGCGCTCAGGCGTTCGCGACATCGGGGTCGTCCTTCTGGTGGTGGGTGGGTACGGGGTGCTCCGCCACGCCGAGCGCGGCGAGCAGGGTGTCCCGGTACTCCTGGAAGCGAGGGTGGCGCCGGCTCCGGGGGGTGGGCAGGTCGACGGCGAGGTCGACCGAGATCCGGCCCTGGTCCAGGACGAGCACGCGGTCGGCGAGCTCGACCGCCTCGTCCACGTCGTGGGTGACGAGGAGGACCGCGGGGCGGTGGCGTTCGTAGAGTTCGCACAGCAGTCCGTGCATGCGGATGCGGGTCAGGGCGTCGAGGGCGCCGAACGGTTCGTCCGCCAGGAGCAGTTCGGGGTCGCTCACCAGGGCGCGGGCCAGGGCGGCACGCTGCTGTTCGCCGCCGGACAGCTCGTGGGACCAGGCACGCTCCCGGCCCTCGAGTCCGACCTCGGCGAGGGCCCGTACTCCGCGTTCGCGTACGCCGGGTCCGCGCAGTCCGAGGGTGACGTTGTCCAGGATCCGCAGCCAGGGCAGCAGGCGGGAGTCCTGGAAGGAGAGGGAGACCCGCTCGGGTACGGTCAGTTCACCCGATCCCTCGACATCGTGGTCGAGGCCGGCCACGGCGCGCAGCAGGGTCGACTTGCCGGAGCCGCTGCGGCCCAGGAGCGCCGTGAACTCGCCCGCGCCCAGGGTCAGGTCGAGTTCCTCGAGGATGATCCGATCACCGAAGCGGCGTATCAGCCCGCTGGTGCGCACCGCGGGGGCGAGGTCCCGTACCCGGGTGCCGGATGCGGCCGTCAGCCCGCCAGCGTACGTCGCCATGACAGGGCCCTCCGTTCGATCGCGCGCACCAGTGCGTCGGAGGAGAAGCCGAAGATCCCGTAGGCCACCAGGCCGACGATGATCACGTCGGACTGCGCGTACTGCTGGGCCTGGAACATCATGTAGCCGATGCCGCTGGTGGCGTTGATCTGCTCGACGACGATCAGGCCCAGCCAGGCCGAGGTGACGCCGAGCCGCAGCCCGACGAAGAATCCGGGCAGGGAGCCCGGCAGGACCACCTTGCGCAGGAACCGCCATCTGCTCAGCCCCAGCACCTCGGCGAGTTCGACGTGGCGGTTGTCGATGCTGGTGAGCGACGCGTAGGTGTTGATGTACATGTTCACCCCGACGCCGAGGGCGATGACCGTGACCTTCATCTGCTCGCCGATGCCGAGCCAGAGGATGAGCAGGGGCAGCATGGCCAGCGACGGAATGGCGCGCTTGATCTGGAGCGGCCCGTCGACGAGGTACTCGCCCGTGCGGCTGAGTCCGGCGAGCACGGCGGCCGCGACGCCCGTCAGGACACCGAACAGCAGGCCGAGACCGGCTCGTTGGAGCGAGATGAGCACGTTGCCCTGCAGGCGGCCGTCCGCCACGAGATCACCCGCGGTGGCGATCACGGTGCCGGGACCGGAGAGGATGCGGGGGTCGAGGAGGCCCGCGGCGGACGCCGCCCACCAGACGGCG of the Streptomyces sp. NBC_01294 genome contains:
- a CDS encoding ABC transporter permease; its protein translation is MSEALTGLRVQAPAPEPVADRPESVTPEQVADRPESVTPEPVADRPEAVTPEPVTPEQVADRPGPVTPEPVSDRTGAEAEPSGPAAGRRRPAARKARRLGPGRGVPFGRLLGPALLVAVWWAASAAGLLDPRILSGPGTVIATAGDLVADGRLQGNVLISLQRAGLGLLFGVLTGVAAAVLAGLSRTGEYLVDGPLQIKRAIPSLAMLPLLILWLGIGEQMKVTVIALGVGVNMYINTYASLTSIDNRHVELAEVLGLSRWRFLRKVVLPGSLPGFFVGLRLGVTSAWLGLIVVEQINATSGIGYMMFQAQQYAQSDVIIVGLVAYGIFGFSSDALVRAIERRALSWRRTLAG
- a CDS encoding ABC transporter ATP-binding protein, which encodes MATYAGGLTAASGTRVRDLAPAVRTSGLIRRFGDRIILEELDLTLGAGEFTALLGRSGSGKSTLLRAVAGLDHDVEGSGELTVPERVSLSFQDSRLLPWLRILDNVTLGLRGPGVRERGVRALAEVGLEGRERAWSHELSGGEQQRAALARALVSDPELLLADEPFGALDALTRIRMHGLLCELYERHRPAVLLVTHDVDEAVELADRVLVLDQGRISVDLAVDLPTPRSRRHPRFQEYRDTLLAALGVAEHPVPTHHQKDDPDVANA